taaaacatttaacCAGATGTTAATTACAAACGGCATTACCATTATGTATTAGAAAGATCGACGCAGATTTTTTTGTATGTGTGTTTTTTACTGCAATGATAATGACAAAGAACCTAATCAAAAATATCATAAATTGTGTTGTAAAATGTTATGTAAAAGTGTTACGGTACCGCTTTTATGtttagtaataaaatatataattagcataataaatatgcatcgtttaaaaatatatataattattataacgtttttatttatttcgtgTTTGCATTAGCAATTCCAAAGATTTTTCCCATGTGTTATATAGGAAATAATTCACGATATGTCTGAAAGTACAATGTTAGTTAGACTAACTATGTCATTTTAGTGTCAATTTCTTAATCAATTTCATTTACACTCAATTGTTAATACTATACGTACGTAGGTGCGGCTACATGGTTGGTGAGTGTTTTGGCAGCATGCAGCTACCATAGCAGCACGACGAAAGATTATTTTCGGTTACCGCGTGAAAACTATTTCCAGGGTTTGCCGTCacctcatgaatattcatgtgaAGATTCAGGCCCTTTAtagtttctgccttaacctaataggaaaaaaataatgctaCCCGGGTAAAACTTAAGACTGATGATACTGTAGGCGGGACTGCATGCCTATCTTACCGTACCACCGCACCAGGAACGCGTCCATACGCAACACAAGGTCCTAAGAGCATGAACGCCAGTAAATTGACAAATCATGAGTCGATTGTGAATCATCcatgtcgtgattggtcaaatttctTGCGTTGCGCGTATATACGGACTTGTGTTGCGCTGTAAATACTATATAGGCACCAAGCTTAAACCTTTATTTTAAcgtaaattttattttgatcATCAGGCTAATTCAACAGACCAACTAGAAAGTATTGAGGAGTTCATGAAGAGATATTCGTTAATTCATGTAAAACGAACGAAGCATACCAACGAAATGTGTTTACGGCATGGAAAACGTCTGGCTGGAAAACCTCTTAGTAAACTCTTAGTAAATGAGAAACACAAGCTTGTCTTCTGTCAAACTCCGAAAGTCGGAAGTGTAAGTTGGTGTCGAATAATGTTGGTACTATCGGAATATATGAACTACACACAAGTGATGAAACTTACCGCAGACCAGGTTAGCCGTGCGTGGAAGAAACATGTACCCCGTCTAGGTGCATTCCCATTGAGTAAACAGAAACACATTTTGGCTAACTACACTAAATTTATGTTCGTTAGACACCCGTTCACACGACTTTTATCAGCATTTAATGACAAAATGAAGATGAAAGATGGAAAATACCAACGAGGTACTGAgtattatgtaaacaaaattaagggTCACTATAGATGGGATAGAAATGCAACTGAAGACGTGgaatttgttgattttattaatatggTAGTCTCTAACGTAGGCAACGTTCATTGGAGCGAGATGTACAAGGTCTGCGGTTCGTGCGATATCCATTATGACGTCATTGGACATTTTGAGGATATGACAAACGatgctaaatatatttttaaactttcaaaTGTGACAAGTGTAGGTTTTCCAGAACCTTCCAAATCACATGCTACGTATAGCTCAGATAATGATAAGATATTTAAAGCCTTTTCCACTTTACCGGTATCAATGTTAGCTGATTTATATTACAAATTCAAATATGATTTTGCACTTTTTGACTATAAAATACCATTTAACATAAatcaaaatagaaaataagtCAAGTTTTCTTGATATTTTCTAACGATTATATGATAATAACACATTATTTATCACTACAATGCAACGCGATATACTAGAAATGGGAGAGCGatagcctattgttattgtcaaaGATTTCATTTTTTCTCCTATTTTTTTGTCCGCAGCAGATCTAAAAAACGGTGGTTTTCACACAGCTTAGAAATGCTTAGAAAGTATAACCGTTTTATTCAATGACTGAATATGTGTGTATGGTACGTATGGTAACTGAAAATAACAGAAAGTATAATTCCTTCAAATCGAtattcaaatacagtagtacattattattattataattagtatattattattgttattattattattattattattttattttatttatatagcaa
This is a stretch of genomic DNA from Antedon mediterranea chromosome 3, ecAntMedi1.1, whole genome shotgun sequence. It encodes these proteins:
- the LOC140045189 gene encoding carbohydrate sulfotransferase 10-like — translated: MARSRLNVRMLFMFVVICSGFMLIFFLKDITDVYDLAITRKTKLKHEHLSNNTHLVANSTDQLESIEEFMKRYSLIHVKRTKHTNEMCLRHGKRLAGKPLSKLLVNEKHKLVFCQTPKVGSVSWCRIMLVLSEYMNYTQVMKLTADQVSRAWKKHVPRLGAFPLSKQKHILANYTKFMFVRHPFTRLLSAFNDKMKMKDGKYQRGTEYYVNKIKGHYRWDRNATEDVEFVDFINMVVSNVGNVHWSEMYKVCGSCDIHYDVIGHFEDMTNDAKYIFKLSNVTSVGFPEPSKSHATYSSDNDKIFKAFSTLPVSMLADLYYKFKYDFALFDYKIPFNINQNRK